A single region of the Selenomonas sp. oral taxon 920 genome encodes:
- a CDS encoding DUF1850 domain-containing protein: protein MRAYLIALAAAVLLVAFDILSAPALLLHADGTKIVLVRQIGDEIPLTIHFIHSVQKTPVEEFLTVHADGHFHLTGTRYQSHGVGLPFLPEEGAFRQEGDCFVLDMDRDYANLSLRTGVGTELTITAGGKTIPAYEMYPVGTRIDLVVAPLYTYFL, encoded by the coding sequence ATGAGAGCGTATCTGATCGCCCTTGCGGCGGCGGTGCTTCTTGTTGCGTTTGACATCCTGAGTGCGCCGGCGCTCCTGCTGCATGCGGACGGGACAAAGATCGTCCTTGTGCGGCAGATTGGGGATGAAATTCCGCTGACGATCCACTTCATCCATTCTGTGCAGAAAACCCCCGTCGAGGAGTTCCTGACCGTGCATGCGGACGGGCATTTCCATCTGACGGGCACGCGCTATCAATCGCACGGCGTGGGGCTGCCCTTTCTCCCAGAGGAAGGGGCGTTCCGACAGGAGGGGGACTGCTTCGTCCTCGATATGGATCGCGACTATGCGAACCTGAGCCTCCGCACGGGCGTCGGCACGGAGCTCACCATCACGGCGGGGGGGAAGACCATCCCGGCCTACGAGATGTACCCTGTCGGCACGCGTATCGACCTCGTCGTTGCGCCGCTTTACACGTATTTTCTGTGA